From Panicum hallii strain FIL2 chromosome 2, PHallii_v3.1, whole genome shotgun sequence, a single genomic window includes:
- the LOC112879302 gene encoding uncharacterized protein LOC112879302 has protein sequence MRMMPCAGFITNSSVYAPEPSCCGGFNSMFAYGTVTCLCHVVNGDVGRLLPAPMIHARMVELFSVCGHDVRVEMLAAACNLTDDVPPIDLPSPPPSTPLPPPALSSSVMMAMTN, from the exons ATGCGGATGATGCCGTGCGCGGGGTTCATCACCAACTCCAGCGTGTACGCGCCCGAGCCCTCCTGCTGCGGCGGCTTCAACTCGATGTTCGCCTACGGCACGGTCACCTGCCTGTGCCACGTCGTGAACGGCGACGTCGGCCGGCTCCTGCCGGCGCCCATGATCCACGCGCGCATGGTGGAGCTCTTCTCCGTGTGCGGCCACGACGTGCGCGTCGAGATGCTTGCCGCGGCGTGCAACCTGA CGGACGATGTGCCGCCGATAGACCTTCCAAGTCCTCCACCGTCgacgccattgccgccgccagCGCTGTCGTCGTCGGTTAT GATGGCCATGACTAACTAG